Part of the Pyrobaculum calidifontis JCM 11548 genome, GCTTCCATGACGGCGGCATACGACGAGGTGTATAAGTGCGTCCACTGCGGCTTCTGCCTCCCCACGTGTCCCACATACCTCGCCACAGGCGTGGAGGGGATGAGCCCCCGCGGCAGGCTGTACCTCATCAGAGCGGTGCTAGAAGGCCGGGCAAGGCCCACCAAAGACCTCCTCGAATACCTAGACGCATGCGTCTACTGCCTCCGTTGCGAAACCGCCTGCCCCTCCGGAGTGAAATACGGCGCGGTGTATGAACAATTCTTCAAAGAGCATAGGAAAGAGCTCCAGTCCATCACCTACAGCCGCTACCTGCCCCTCTTCAACGCCCTAAACACGGGCCCCGGCCTCGCCTTGGCCCGCGTGGGTGGCAGCCTTGTGAAAGAGCTCGGGGCCCTGGTCGCTGGCAGGGACGTGAGAATGTATGTGGGGAAGGAGTTTAAGGCCAAGGGGGAGAGAGTCGGCAGAGTAGCCCTCTTCGTTGCCCCAGACTGTGTGGCGTGGCGCTACAAGGGGAAGATGGTGGAGGCCGCCATCCGTGTCTTGACGTGGAACGGCTATGACGTGGTGGTGCCGCGCTTCCGTTGTTGCGGTGCGCCTTATAGACACAGCGGCCAGTTTGAAAAAAGCGAAGAGCTGGCCAAGTATAACAAGGCTGTGGTGGGACAACTTGGCCGCATAGACTACGTCGTAGTTGCAAATTCTGGAGGTTGCCAAGCCGAATTAATGAGGTACTTTGACAACGTTGTCGACGTGTTTCAGCTGTTGGCCAAGAACGGCGTGAGGGAGAGACTGGGGCCTGTTAAACTTAGACTGGCGCTGCAACACAGTTGTCATCTCATGAACGTGGCCAAGGCCCATACGCACATTGTTGCTCTACTGTCAAAAGTGCCGGAGCTTAAAGTCGTCCCCTTGCCAAGCGCCGACGTCTGTTGCGGAGGTGGCGCACTCTACCCCATGCGCCATAGAGATATTGCAAATAAGATCCTAGAAGTAAAAAGGCGTGAAGTCTTCGAGATAAAACCCGATGGAATATTAGTGGAAAGTCCTGCGTGTTTGCAACAATTGTCGAAGCTAGGCGTGCCCGTCTACACCCCTATTGAAATTTTAGATTTATCATATAAGAATGCAAATAATTTAAAATATCTTGATTTAGAAATTGGTTAATGAAACAT contains:
- a CDS encoding (Fe-S)-binding protein — encoded protein: MTAAYDEVYKCVHCGFCLPTCPTYLATGVEGMSPRGRLYLIRAVLEGRARPTKDLLEYLDACVYCLRCETACPSGVKYGAVYEQFFKEHRKELQSITYSRYLPLFNALNTGPGLALARVGGSLVKELGALVAGRDVRMYVGKEFKAKGERVGRVALFVAPDCVAWRYKGKMVEAAIRVLTWNGYDVVVPRFRCCGAPYRHSGQFEKSEELAKYNKAVVGQLGRIDYVVVANSGGCQAELMRYFDNVVDVFQLLAKNGVRERLGPVKLRLALQHSCHLMNVAKAHTHIVALLSKVPELKVVPLPSADVCCGGGALYPMRHRDIANKILEVKRREVFEIKPDGILVESPACLQQLSKLGVPVYTPIEILDLSYKNANNLKYLDLEIG